ACGGTgtcttaaattttgaatataacttaaaatttaGGTGTTTAAAATATATCATCTTCCTTATTTGACTCTATTACTcgaaatatttataatttttttgataggtacttgaaatatttttaatttactgTGTTTAACATTCGAGAGTATATTGCCAAATCTCCCTGATAAAGGGTGTAAAAAAAGAAGGCAGCAAAGAATCATAAACGGTATAGTTACCTTAgatgtttattgtttttatgtaaataaaTTACGAATCAGCAActaaaacatatttaaaatcACAAACCTTAGCCTGATGACCACCATAACCATCGGATACATCTtgtttttccttcccttttttaCTTTTGTGAACTTTTTCATCAATGAACATTACATCATCAGAATCTTCCTCTTTGTCCACATCAATCACATCATGCAGAATgtcctagagagagagagaaagagagaagtgCTTTAATTAAGCAGaaatgaaataatatatatatatatatatatataacagtcAAAGAAGCCAATGAACTCTTAACTCAAATGTCACATCCTCTTCCCACGATATAATAGGATGGAGGGTCAAGTACTCTTGAGTTCAAACTTCGAAAGCCAATGAGCACATGTATAtgttataattttgttttatttaaccATATCCCAAAattgttcaacaagaaaaaaaataaaaataaaaataaataaataaataaataaatgaatgaaagtCAAGCAAGGAACgacagaaagaaaaaggaagaaccataaattcaagaagaaaataaattcaagaagaaaattttaagtttttaacattAGATGCAATTTTATAGAATAAACATCAATATGTTTGAGTTGGCAAGAATGTTCTGAGCCTTCTCCAAGGTGTTCAAACACATTTTATGCAAAATCTATATATGCCAGCATGTTAgaaataaaattctcaaaagATTCAATTCATGCTCTTATCATCACAAATCTCCATTCTCGATCATTTTAATTCGTAAGActtatttcttattttggaTCTCTGGAGATTGTTGCATGACCTCACCGGTCTGGGCTGTAATATGTACTGATACAGCCTCTATGGCTGCAAGCTAGTTTGCTTTTAACGACACAACGAATACAAAACACAGTAGAAATTATAGAATTCCATGGTTTTggcattaatttaaaaaaaaaaaaaaaaaaaaaaaaaaaaaagaagctactAAGAGGTGGTGTTTCCATAGAAACATTGTGTAGGATTCAACAAAAGAATGGTGTGTAACAATTAAATGAATTTTCAGTGCCCACCCATTGCTACTCAAAATTGATTGACCAGTTCAATGTTTTAATATGATGTGTCAtttataaataacaattaatcaTAAAATTAATGCTGAATAATAGTAAAACACAAACAATGATCTCTTTAGcagcaaaaagaaaatccatCTGCATCtcaaaatacttttttattttatacaaagATTTATTAGAGTATATTATGTATCTGTTTAGGAACAATTTATCTagatttttgctgaaaatatgCTAAGTATActaacactttaaaaaaaaattgaaaatgtaaaaaaaatgcataaaaacttgaaattttaaaatgatgtaCGTAAAACTAAAAGGTAAAAACTGAAACTAGTGCAAACATGTTTTATATATCACCGAAACTTTTTTTGAGactaagagcatttgcagcagtggagctaaaaagctataagagcatttgcagcagtggagctaaaaagctataatgctattttagctccacaaaTATTGCAAAACAAGCTCACAGCAGTGGAGCCAAAGCCAAATATTTTGGctgatttgctacagtgcacatctatatatagatgtgcactgtagcgctcatctaaaaaaaaaaaataatattttaaccaGCAACCGATTAAAATAATCGCtcatcccattttttttttctttcttttatttctctatCTCATTCCGTTCAGTCACATTTTCACTTCTCCCTCAATCTCCTTCTCCCTCACTCTCATCTCCCAAATCACTCATCACCGTCGCCGCCACAGACCAGCCCAGCCCTCGCCGtcccagcccagcccagcccacgccgtcccTCGCCGTCCCTCACTTATCTCCCTCactcctctctctcacccatcgcactcctctctctcacccatcGCCGTCCCAGACCAGTCCTTGCCAACGCCGTCCCTCGCCGTCCCTCACTTATCTCCCTCactcctctctctcacccatcGCACTCATCTCTCTCACCCATCGCCGTCCCAGACCAGTCTTCGCCAACGCCGTCCCTCGCCGTCCCTCAATTATCTCCCTCactcctctctctcacccatcGCACTCATCTCTCTCACCCATCGCCGTCCCAGACCAGCCCTCGCCAACGCCGTCGCCGTCCAagcccagcccacgccgtcgccgtcgccgtcccAGCCGATCCACTTCAGGTCAatgctctctcttttcttttgtagtgaATATTTTCATAGCTTAATTTTTCTGGGTTATTGTGATTTTGTGGAATTTTCCGTTATTTTGTGGTCTCTGTATTGAGAATTTTCCGTTTGCTCTCTGTATTATGTGATTTTCCGTTATTTTGTTGCGTAAATTCTGTGCTCTCTGTAttgggaattttctgtttgCAGGAATTGGTTGTGTGGATTATGTGGTCTCTGTAttggaaattttgtgttttggaaATTTTCCGTTATTTTGTTGTGTGGATTCTGTGCACTCTGTAttgggaattttctgtttgCAGGGAATTGGTTGTGTGGATTATGTGGGCTCTGAATTGAGAATTTTCTATTTGCAGAAATTTCTTGTCTGGATTATGTGATTTCTGTAATTTGTGCGGGaaagtttttatgtttttttgttagtgtaatTTGTTGTGTTGTGATTTCTGTAATTTGTTAGTGGAATTTTCTGTTTGTTAGTGTAATTTTTACGTATGGGTGGTCTCTGTATGGGTGGTCTCTGTAAACTGTTGTGTTGCACAAAACCTGATCTCTGTAAATTATTGTGTTGCACAAAACCATATTACTGTGTTGCATAAAACCATATGAATGTATTGGGTCACTGTAAGTTTGTTGTGTAATTTATCTCTGTAATTTGTTGTGTCGATATAAATGTTAGTTTGGAAATTTTCTGTGTGCAgggaagtttatatatattttttctaattttatggagTCACGTAGGGACACAGAGTTACGTAGAGACCTAACATTTATCACGGGTATCATGAACGGGGATATAGAAATTGACTCTCAATTTTTGGGAACGTCTCAAAATACTCCTACATCAGTTTCTGAttctccacctccaccaccaccacaagttGAAAATACCTCTTCTACAAAAGGAAAACGGGGCTCTAACTTTACTGTAGAGGAAGATAAACTTTTAGTGGCGGCATGGCTCAATACTAGTGTTGATGCCATAAGCAGTAatgaacaaacacaaaatacctTTCGTCAAAAAGTTTGGGAATATTTTATGAAGTACAATACATCCGGTACCACACGCACTGTTATCTCTTTACTAAGTCGTTGGGGTACGATTAGTGAAAAGACAAATAAGTTTGCTGGGTGTATGGCTCAAATTAACGCACTTCATCAAAGTGGTATAACCGAAGAAGATaaggtataaattatattacaataGTGTTAAAATGTTCATTCACCAATAGTTTGAAGATATTAATcatgttatatttgttttaaattttttttagattatcaATGCGAAGGCTTTGTATTTAGAGAAGTACAAGAAACCCTTTCTTCTTGATCATTGTTGGCTCATGTTAAAGGACCAACCAAAGTTTGCCGATCCTAACAATGCTAGATCGAGATCATCTGTGCCTCCAACTTCAGAGGCAATATCTATTAGTGAAGGGGATTGTGGGTCCGGACTTGGTGACACTTCTAATTTGGAGAGACCAATTGGTAGGAAGGCCGAAAAGGCCATCCGAAAGAACAAAGCCACCGGAAAAGATGTGGGGGaatatttgaacaaaaaattgaaattgattgaGGATGTAACTCGGTTGGAAGAGGAAAAGATGTCTTTTGAGAGGGAAAAACTTGCAATTGAAAGGGAAAGTAGGGAAGAAAAACTTAGGattgagaaggaaagaatgatgattgagaagaaaaaatgtgAGCGAGAAGAAAggttagaggaagagagaatcATGATGATAGATACAAGTGGCTTAACCGGAACACAAAAAGCTTTTTATGAACAACTCCAAGAGGAAATCATGGCAAAACGAAGATCATGTAATTAATGGGTTTAATTGTATTTTGGATGTAGTTTAGacttttatgtattttgtagtGACTTATGTATTTTGTAGTGGTTTATGTATTTTGTAGTGGCTTATGTCACTTGATGAATTATCTTAAactatatgtatgtatttgtgTTATGACTTGAAGTGCAATCTAGCAAAGACTTTGAAGTGcaatcttttttatcttttgttaaGTTCTATTTGATCTTGTGATAGgtattgatataattttttgattcAATGAAACTATTATTTGATCAACTATGAGTATTACAGCCACTATGAGTGCCTAGTATCATATGCTTGGTACAGCCACTATGAATGTCTTTCATCCAATTATTTCTATTCATTGAACATTCTTAGTATCATATGTTAGGTTTTGAGATGACAGGTCTTAGAATAAATCTATGAACAATGAGCATTTATAGTATCatatgtgtttgtgttgtgaTTTGTGCGTGAATTAGTTATATTCATTTTAATGTGGTTTATGTCACTTAATTTTAATCTTGCATCTATAGTAATAATTGATTTTCAATTGTCTTGAAGGTTGCATCCATGAATCACTTTGTGATTCGCAAGTTCCTTCTTGATGACTCAGATGAAGATGAGATAATCGAAGAACTTGTTATGGAAGCATCACAACCTAAGCGTCGTCGTCGTTCTATTCAACGTAATCATTTGGTAGGGCATGAGAGgctttttcttgattattttgcTCCCACACCAGTATATCCACCCGCTTTATTTCGTAGGAGATTTCGGATGAAgcgttctctttttcttcgtaTTCAATCTCAAGTTGAAGCTCATGACTCTTATtttgtccaaaaaagaaatagtgcCAACAAACTTGGTTTATCTTCATTACAAAAGATAACTGCTGCACTTAGAATGCTTGCATATGGAGTATCGGGTGATTTGATAGATGAATATGTGCGGATTGGAGAAACTACTGCAttagaaagtttgaaaaaatttgttactGCGGTAATTGATGTTTTCTCTGAAGAATACTTGAGAAAGCCAAACAATGAAGACATTGCTAGACTGTTAGCTCACGGTGAACGTCGAGGTTTTCCAGGTATGTTAGGTTCAATTGATTGCATGCATTGGAAGTGGAAAAATTGTCCATCTGCATGGAAAGGTCAATATTGTGGTCATATTCGTGAGCCTACTATTATTTTGGAGGCAGTAGCATCATATGATCTTTGGATATGGCATGCATTTTTTGGATTACCTGGGtcaaataatgatattaatgtgTTAGAGCGATCTCATGTATTTAATGAATTTGCTAAAGGGCGTGCTCCTACAATACATTACTCAATTAATGGTCATGATTACACTATGGGATATTACCTTGCTGATGGTATATATCCAAAGTGGGCAACATTTGTGAAAACAATCCCAGCTCCACAAGGACATAAGTATAAATTATTTGCAGCAGCCCAAGAGGCGTATAGGAAGGATGTTGAACGTGCATTTGGAGTGCTTCAAGCACGTTTCGCAATTGTCCGTGGACCTGCACGattttttcatcttgaaacactCAAAAAGATCATGAAAGCGTGCATAATTCTCCATAATATGATTGTTGAAGATGAGCGAGAAGATGAGCGGGATGATAATGAAGTGGTAGATTTGGATTATGAACAAAATGATGGAGTGGATAATCCTCCTCTGCAAATGTTACGTGAACAAAGTGATGAATTTTTGTCATACATTGAGAGGCATGGACGCATTAGAGACCGAGAAATTCATTTTCAACTCCAGTCGGACCTTATTGAACATTTATGGCAATTGCAAGGCGAGTCGTAGgaactttcttttttgtatgtGGGTTTAGTATGAGTCGGTTGAACTTGTGTGAGTGTGtgagttttattgtaatttggtttgAGTTATGTATGTGAGCAAATCTATGGACTACATTGTTCTTGCtataatatgtattttattttatatgttttcttatAAATCTATAGACTACATTATAAAGTTCCTTCATTTTATAGTTCACATTGTTCCAAGGTTGCTTCCGGATAATTGAGATGATAATACGTTATCatgataattgaaaatttgttttagtaaaaaaaaaatattagagtataatttggggttaaaaaaaaatataacactagacgattatttgctatcatgcggcggcggcggcggaaAAAAAAGTCGtcggtggcggtggtggtggtggcggcgacgacggcggtGGAAAAAAAGTCGTCGGTGGCGGCGGCGGTGATGGTGGCGGTTgaaggtggttgtggttgttgtttattatataagatatattattttattgtagtggatatattattttattgtaatggatatattattttattgtgatatttatattattttattgtgtggaaagctaaaatagatccactgctgcagcatgtatgtaggtaaaatagataaagtaacttttggtggagctaaaaagctaaatttttagctctactgctgtggatgctctaacacCTGTGAGTTTGGCAAAAACCTAAAAGTCATTTCTTTTTACAAATAAAACCTAaaagtattttactttttgtttcagtttttttttttttttttttaacaaataaactaGTATTAgcttttttaaaataagctAGCTTATAACTTTTTGTCAATCATAACAGTATGATCAATGGCAATCCTAAATTCCTAATAGTTAAAAATCCATTTATAAAAAAGCTAAAATCATTGATTGAGAGCAAGAATCTCACTCTtgtgaaagggaaaaaaaaaatttgcattgtTTTCGAACCTGTTTTTGTTTGTGCATGTTGGAGGACCGAGAAAACGGGGGCGGGATCTCGATGATTTCTGGTTGCATGAACTTGTAGCTTTTCCCGGAAAACAATGGCTTCCTGTTTGTAGAAGAGAAAGTGAGGGAAAAATAATGAGACAGATAAAATAAAGGTTTTCaaaaggaggagagagagagacttggaGTTGGAACTGTTGGGTAAAGAATGCGGCGGCGGCTTCGGCTTCTTGGATCGGCTCAAGAGAGCGAAACGGCGGATTGGCTTGACTCAgctgttactttttttttttttttttttgttgatgagtactttatttgtatttgacaGAAGTCTGGGAGATAATCAACATAGAAGACTGCGATTcttatataaacaaaaacaaaaaacctagaCACTAGTAAATGCACACCCTTGCCTGTTGCCTCATTCATTAGTTACCTTTTttaccactatttttttttttttaccgagtTACCGCTATTGTTACTACTACAGTAAGGTTTTCCTAGTTttaggaaattttattttattgataagtaCTGTTATTCAAAttgattcctttattttaagaattataatttgttcatttcaaaaaaaaaaaaaaagaattataactTGTTACAATGTTTGAGAATTTGTTGATAAAGTTATCTCGTCTTAGTATTGTTTATTTATGTAAGTTGAATACATAAGGAGAAGGAAATAGAGAATTAATCCCAATAAGTCTATTCTCTTCCACAAGTTCAAGGGTCTAATCACCTTGAATCGactaagttatatatatatatatatatatattaaattgagataattacaatatgctactAATTCcgcaatttgaaaattttctcctTAGACCCCCAAGTATTGCATGGAGAAGTAttaattaagttacaagactctgagtacatttttaattattttggtttACATCACATTCCATACTATTaccaaaattaatcaaacaagtAGGAAAACTTATTTAAATATGGATTGATAATGGCTTACATAGTTACATGTTTTAGAATCATGAAACTAAAACCACTATTGTAGCTCAATTGGCTCATCTTAGTGTTTTTAACAAAGTTATTCAGAGTTTAAATTTCTCTTCCTCAACTATTtcatatatctaaaaaaaaaaaaaaacaatgaccATATCATCTACGAAACACGTTTGCACTCAAAAAATGGGATTAGGATCAGCACCCGAGCAATTACCCCCCACCCtcccttataattttttttttttttttacgcaCTCAACCAAACATTGACCAGAAAACTGATTACTGCCCATCATTTTGAGGAAAACTACGGAAAATACTGCTTTTAGGGACTGGGGAGTGGTGTAATTCTTTGGTGATTTTTACCATTTGTGGCATTCTTCGTGCAAATCCAATAGCAGAATATTTTCCCAAAAGGGTGTGTCTATTTCACACACTGTTACACAGACgttgtgttttaaat
This DNA window, taken from Quercus robur chromosome 2, dhQueRobu3.1, whole genome shotgun sequence, encodes the following:
- the LOC126696270 gene encoding uncharacterized protein LOC126696270 is translated as MESRRDTELRRDLTFITGIMNGDIEIDSQFLGTSQNTPTSVSDSPPPPPPQVENTSSTKGKRGSNFTVEEDKLLVAAWLNTSVDAISSNEQTQNTFRQKVWEYFMKYNTSGTTRTVISLLSRWGTISEKTNKFAGCMAQINALHQSGITEEDKIINAKALYLEKYKKPFLLDHCWLMLKDQPKFADPNNARSRSSVPPTSEAISISEGDCGSGLGDTSNLERPIGRKAEKAIRKNKATGKDVGEYLNKKLKLIEDVTRLEEEKMSFEREKLAIERESREEKLRIEKERMMIEKKKCEREERLEEERIMMIDTSGLTGTQKAFYEQLQEEIMAKRRSLVYVFCSGLCHLMNYLKLYVASMNHFVIRKFLLDDSDEDEIIEELVMEASQPKRRRRSIQRNHLVGHERLFLDYFAPTPVYPPALFRRRFRMKRSLFLRIQSQVEAHDSYFVQKRNSANKLGLSSLQKITAALRMLAYGVSGDLIDEYVRIGETTALESLKKFVTAVIDVFSEEYLRKPNNEDIARLLAHGERRGFPGMLGSIDCMHWKWKNCPSAWKGQYCGHIREPTIILEAVASYDLWIWHAFFGLPGSNNDINVLERSHVFNEFAKGRAPTIHYSINGHDYTMGYYLADGIYPKWATFVKTIPAPQGHKYKLFAAAQEAYRKDVERAFGVLQARFAIVRGPARFFHLETLKKIMKACIILHNMIVEDEREDERDDNEVVDLDYEQNDGVDNPPLQMLREQSDEFLSYIERHGRIRDREIHFQLQSDLIEHLWQLQGES